The Pectobacterium parmentieri genome segment GTTGTCACTGAAGGAACGGTAAGGGACACGTATAGCTACTTGAATGGATGTGAAAGGCATTGGGGCATAGTCTGACTTTTGGTATTGTCCCATTATGCCGCTGTTCGATAATGTTTGAACGCCTGTATAATCCTTTTGATTTGAGTCATCTACCCATCGATGTCGGGTTGCAGAAGGGAACAACTCTGTAATTTGCACGATAATGGGTAAAAAACAGCACTGGATAAAGATGAAAACTATTGAAGTCGACGAAGAGCTTTATCGTTATATTGCCAGCCACACACAGCATATTGGTGAGAGCGCATCGGATATTTTACGGCGCATGCTGAAATTTACTGCTGGGCAGCCTGTTACAACGCCAGCGGTAGAGACGACGGCAACGGCGACGTCTCAGCCTGCTGTTGCGCCGAGCCCGCGCGATCGGGTTCGCACCTTGCGTGAACTGCTGCTGTCAGATGAATACGCTGAACAAAATAAGGCCATTAATCGCTTTATGCTGGTTTTGTGCTCGCTATATACCCTGGCGCCACAGGAATTTGCTGCCGCGACGGAATCGCTTCATGGCCGGACTCGGGTCTATTTTGCGGGCGACCAACAAACATTGCTTCAGCATGGCACACACACCAAGCCTAAACATATTCCGGGTACGCCATACTGGGTGATTACCAATACGAATACGGGTCGTAAACGCAGTATGGTTGAGCACATTATGCTGACGATGCAGTTCCCTGCGGAACTAACAGAAAAAGTGTGTGGAACCATCTAATCATCTATCTATCCCCTACATAATTCGAGTGGCATGCAGTCAACACCCAAACCGCTCGAAGAATGAGGGGGATAACATCAACCACTTATCTAACTACACTAACTACAGCGTTAGGGAGAAGCGCCAATGGCTAATCACCCAAGGGCCGGACAGCCTGCCCAGCAGAGCGATTTGATTAATGTGGCACAGTTAACGTCACAATATTATGTGTTGCGCCCGGAAGTCGGCAATACCGCTCATGCGGTGAAATTCGGTACGTCTGGCCATCGTGGTAGCGCCGGGCGTCATAGCTTTAATGAACCGCACATTCTGGCGATTGCGCAGGCGATTGCAGAAGAGCGCAAAAAGCAGGGCATCAGCGGCCCGTGCTATGTTGGGAAAGATACTCACGCGCTCTCCGAGCCAGCGTTTATTTCCGTGCTGGAAGTGTTGGCTGCCAACGGTGTGGATGTCATTGTTCAGTTGGATAATGGTTTTACCCCAACGCCTGCGGTGTCTAACGCGATTTTGGTTCATAATCGTCAGGGCGGTGCGCTGGCGGACGGTATTGTGATTACGCCGTCTCACAACCCGCCGGAAGATGGCGGCATTAAATATAATCCACCGAACGGCGGCCCTGCGGATACTAATCTGACCAGCGTGATTGAAACGCGTGCGAATGCGCTGTTGGCAGATGAACTGCGTGACGTGAAGCGTATTACGCTGGATCAGGCGTTTAACAGCGGACATGTCCACGAGCAGGATCTGGTTCAAGCTTATGTAGAAGGTCTGGCTAGCGTGGTGGACATGGTGGCTATTCAACGCGCCGGTCTGAAACTGGGCGTCGACCCGCTAGGTGGTTCCGGCATTGCCTACTGGCAGCGCATCGCAGAACACTACAAGCTGGATCTGACGCTGGTTAACGATGCTGTCGATCAAACATTCCGCTTTATGTCGCTGGATCATGACGGCGTGATCCGTATGGATTGCTCGTCAGAATTCGCGATGGCCGGATTGCTAGCGCTGCGTGACAAATTCGATCTGGCGTTTGCCAACGATCCTGATTATGACCGCCACGGCATTGTCACCCCTGCTGGGTTGATGAACCCGAACCACTATCTGGCGGTGGCAATCAACTATCTGTTCCAGCACCGTCCACAGTGGGGGCAATCTGTTGCTGTCGGTAAAACGCTGGTATCCAGTGCGATGATCGACCGCGTGGTGGCAGATTTGGGCCGCAAGCTGGTGGAAGTGCCGGTTGGCTTCAAATGGTTCGTTGATGGCCTATATGACGGCAGTTTTGGCTTCGGCGGTGAAGAAAGCGCGGGAGCTTCCTTCTTGCGCTTTGATGGCACGCCATGGTCAACGGACAAAGATGGCATCATCCTGTGTCTGCTGGCAGCGGAAATTACGGCTGTGACGGGTAAGAATCCGCAGCAGCATTATGATGAGCTGGCACAGCGCTTTGGCGCACCAAGCTACAACCGTATTCAGGCTTCCGCGACGCACGCGCAAAAAGCCGCGCTGTCCAAGTTGTCTCCTGAGCAGGTATCAGCGAGCACGCTGGCGGGCGATCCGATTACGGCTCGCCTGACCGCTGCACCGGGCAATGGTGCATCAATTGGTGGCCTGAAAGTGATGACGGAGAACGGCTGGTTCGCCGCACGTCCTTCCGGTACGGAAGAAGCCTACAAGATCTACTGTGAAAGTTTCCTCGGGGTGGAACACCGCGAGCGAATCGAGAAAGAAGCGGTAGAGATTGTTAGTGCGGTGCTTGCCAGCGCCAAATAAGTGAAAAGGGCGCTGCTTGCAGCGCCCTTGTTAATCTCGTTCAGCCAGAAAACGTATTTATCCTAACGCAACAAGTAGCGCACCCACTGAAATCAGCGCCACGCCGGCTCCCGCCATTAGCGAAATTTTTTCTCCCAGCAGGATGACCGCCAGCACGACGGCAAATACCACGCTGAGTTTATCGATCGGCGCGACCTGTGCGACGTTACCGTTCTTCAACGCGACAAAGTAAAACAGCCACGACAGCGCTCCCGCGATGCCGCTGAGTACAATGAACAATAGCGCTTTCTTATTAGCGATAACTTCACCGACCAGCACCAGCTTACCTTGTGCGACCACTACCCCCACCAGAAAAAGTGCCATGATGACGGCACGAATCGCGGTCGCCGTATTGGCGTCCAAATTTTGCAGACCGATCTTGCCAAATATTGCGACCATCGCGGCGCATACGGCAGACAACAAAGCATAAATTAACCAACTACTCATGATGGCGTATCCCTGAAGAGAAGGCAGGCGCGTACCGTGGGAGAGGTTCGCCAAGGACGCTGCCTGATACAGAAGGATGATTTTACGGTATAAATCGATAACCGATAGCGGTTTCAGTCAAGAGATGGCGCGGTCTTGCCGGGTCGCTTTCCAGCTTCTGGCGTAGATGCCCCATATAAATACGCAGATAGTGGCTGTGTTCGACGGCGTTTGGCCCCCAGACCTGCGTCAGGAGCTGGCGTTGCGTCAGCACTTTGCCGGGGTTGGCGAGCAAGGTTGCCAGCAGACGAAATTCGATGGGCGTCAGGTGCAGTTCCTGACCGTCGCGGTTCACCTGCCGATTAAGCAAATCTACGGTAATCGTACCGAAGCTCACCAGCGGTGTTTCCTGCTGGGTATTGTTGTGGCGACGGAGCGCGACGCGCAGCCGTGCCAGCAGTTCGCCGATGCCAAACGGTTTGGTTAGGTAATCATCGGCACCGGCATCCAGCGCAGCTATTTTATCCTGCTCGTCGGTACAGGCAGATAGCACAATAACGGGCAGGCTGCTCCACTGACGTTAATCACGGCAGCGAACACCAATGGCCAACGACCGAAGAAAAGCGCGACGATGACGACAGCCAGCAGATAAATCATCACTAGCACGAGCAGACTGCCTAAGACGATGCTGAGCGTCACAACACACCTCCGGAACAAAATAGACAGCGTCAGGGTAGGAAAACGCAGGAAAAGAAGGTGCAAATTTCCCGTCGGTAGGCGTAAAAAAAGTATAAAAATGGGGTGAAATGGAAATAGACGGTGGAGATCTCCACGTTGCTATGTAGACTTTACATAAACAAATGTAAGTCACTGCTCATTTATATTTTATAAAATTGAGTGAATTATCGTCTTTTTTATTTTTGATCTATTAAATAACTATTTTTCAATCGGTTATTTACTTCATTAATTCAAACTGTAGATAATTGTAGGGTAAACATAACTCAGGAAAGGCATGATTTTTTCTTTCCCCTTCCGTCGGAAGATAAAAAATAGTTTTTTATGAAAAAAACGACTGAAAATCACTGTTTTTTGCTTTATTCTATGTTTGTTATCTCTCCGGTTTCTTTTAATTTACTCATTGATGGATATAGTGATATATTCGAAATTAATGCCCATAAAGAAACATGATGGAGTAGGGGTTGTTTTATTAACCTTACACTAAATCCAAAGCATCGACGGCAGGAAGAAAGTGGCTTATCTGATGGATGGCGGACTATAAAGATATGTAGAATGTTGATATCCTCGGCTTGGTAAAGCTATAGGATAAATTGATAGGCAGAGCGTGTTTTATTTATAAATAGATATGGTAAGGTGATGAAATGAATAAGCAAGTTGAATTTTATATGGAACCTGTCCGTTTTTTTAAAAATCCATTGTTTTTATCTGGATCTAAAATGGCTTCATCTAAACACGATGTGATTACGAAAAAAGATGATGCTTTAAAGCTTATTTTTAGCCAAGACGTACCTTCAGGCTATTGGATTTGGGATGATTTCTTTTCTGGTCTAATATCAGAATTGATATTGGATGATAATTATGATTTAGCACAAAAATCTATAGTTGAGAGAATTATAGCTGAGAATGATGACACATTAAAAGAAACTATAAGGAAAAGGAAAGAATATCTTATAAGGAAAAAGGCGGTGCTGGCCGATAATTCTGAATATGATGAATTTGTTAAGGAGGTCGGTGATGAGTGCAATTATATGTTAATGATGCTGAGTGTGCAGAGATATTTGAAAGGTGAGGGGGTTAACAATAAACTTGAGGAGTTGTTCGATATTTTTAAAATGGGTTTTTTACCTTGTGGGGTAAAGAAAAATGCTAATGAAATCGTTGTTTTTGATCCCTCGGTATTAACGGTTGTTTGACTCAGGATCCTATAGTATTTTAGGTGATAATAACTATGGATATGTACATAACTTGATGGGGGATGGTAAGGTATTTGATATGGTTAACTCTAGATGATTTATAATGTGACTGAAATTACGGGGGGTAAATGAATTTATATAATCAAACATTACTCAATGAGTTTTACTCTCAAAATTTTTCTAAAGAGGAGTTAATTAAGAGATTTGACCTTGAGTGCTACAGCCCTGCTGCGTTCATTTCAAAAGAAATAGGCATCGCATCAAAAAAAGAAAATGCCGATGAATTAGAAGATGCGATAACGCTTGTTTTTATTTTTAATGAGAAGGATGTTCCTGTAGAACAGCTAAATTTTTTGTTGCTTGAACACTGGCATTATAAGCATGAGGATATTGCTAGTTTGCTGCAGGACATTAGATCAGAAAGCAGTGTGGAGTGTTTATTTAAAGCCATTCAAGAGGATTATAAATACTTATCATTTGACGATAGTTATGCATTGGCAATAAAGTGTATATGGGCGTTAGGTGGAATAAATAACGAGAATGCCAAATCTAAATTATCCGAGCTGTGCCAATCAGATATAGAGATTATTAAATCGAATGCTGAGAACCAACTAGCGAGATTGGCACATTCATAATTATTTAGGTCACGAAAGATAACATACTCTGCGATGGGATATATAAAATGGTTTTTTAATGATTTAGAGTAATATCAATCCGTTTTTTACCCATGATATATCATGGGCCCATGGCTAAATGCGCATCTTAGTAACCTCCTTTTTTCATCCCTCCTTGGATTTAAATGATCAGGTGGGTGATTTCACCCTGTGCCGACGCTTTTGTACTGATGTTCATCGCCTATGTGATAACCACCGATTCATCGAGCCATATCATCAGGGAGTCACGCCGTCTGTGTATTTTATGTAGATGGGCCGGGTGGTGATTTCAAACGTTTGCTTTGCCATCGGAGAGCGGAGGGATTGAAGAGACACCTGACGATCTAATCTGGCAATACAAATGCTGCTCATCCTCTTGTCCATGAGTTAACGAATAGTAAGTTTGTTGTTAACGTTATTGTAACTTAATAACGTGATGACGAAAAAACTGGCGATTATTTCATCTTTTTCTGGTCCGATGAGTAGTAAATTTTCAGGAAAGGCGGTAAAATTTTAACCAATATCACAGTTCTTATTTTATCGTTATGAAAGGTGCCGCTGAACAAGGGCGCTTATCCCAGAGGAGGATCGTTATGTCGCTTTATACTACTTATCCCTTGCACCGTATTCTCCTGCGTCGTGCCGCCGTGGTTGCCATCGGTGTCTTGGCGTTACCGGTGATGTTGTT includes the following:
- the pgm gene encoding phosphoglucomutase (alpha-D-glucose-1,6-bisphosphate-dependent), whose amino-acid sequence is MANHPRAGQPAQQSDLINVAQLTSQYYVLRPEVGNTAHAVKFGTSGHRGSAGRHSFNEPHILAIAQAIAEERKKQGISGPCYVGKDTHALSEPAFISVLEVLAANGVDVIVQLDNGFTPTPAVSNAILVHNRQGGALADGIVITPSHNPPEDGGIKYNPPNGGPADTNLTSVIETRANALLADELRDVKRITLDQAFNSGHVHEQDLVQAYVEGLASVVDMVAIQRAGLKLGVDPLGGSGIAYWQRIAEHYKLDLTLVNDAVDQTFRFMSLDHDGVIRMDCSSEFAMAGLLALRDKFDLAFANDPDYDRHGIVTPAGLMNPNHYLAVAINYLFQHRPQWGQSVAVGKTLVSSAMIDRVVADLGRKLVEVPVGFKWFVDGLYDGSFGFGGEESAGASFLRFDGTPWSTDKDGIILCLLAAEITAVTGKNPQQHYDELAQRFGAPSYNRIQASATHAQKAALSKLSPEQVSASTLAGDPITARLTAAPGNGASIGGLKVMTENGWFAARPSGTEEAYKIYCESFLGVEHRERIEKEAVEIVSAVLASAK
- a CDS encoding EamA family transporter; translation: MSSWLIYALLSAVCAAMVAIFGKIGLQNLDANTATAIRAVIMALFLVGVVVAQGKLVLVGEVIANKKALLFIVLSGIAGALSWLFYFVALKNGNVAQVAPIDKLSVVFAVVLAVILLGEKISLMAGAGVALISVGALLVALG
- the seqA gene encoding replication initiation negative regulator SeqA; this translates as MKTIEVDEELYRYIASHTQHIGESASDILRRMLKFTAGQPVTTPAVETTATATSQPAVAPSPRDRVRTLRELLLSDEYAEQNKAINRFMLVLCSLYTLAPQEFAAATESLHGRTRVYFAGDQQTLLQHGTHTKPKHIPGTPYWVITNTNTGRKRSMVEHIMLTMQFPAELTEKVCGTI